The following are encoded together in the Mammaliicoccus vitulinus genome:
- a CDS encoding transglycosylase domain-containing protein gives MSQSKASNSKNNKEQPKKKRNIKRTIIKVFGILVLAFLAMVIVGVLVFAYYAWKAPAFNESALKDQLPTKIYDKNNELVTTLYMGQKREHVKFDDVPDTLKDAVLATEDNRFYDHGALDYKRLSGAVMKNFTGGFGSQGASTLTQQVVKRSFLTDKKSIERKAQEAYLSYRLEQEYSKDEIFEMYLNKIYYSDGIYGSQTASKYYFNKKLKDLNLAETAYLAGLPQVPNQYNIYDNPEGAEKRKDTVLYLMERHGRISKKEMKEAQDTPIDKNLVQRTVEERNDAMTDTPDNEYASYINYVKQEITENKAFKGQSLNDIMTSGLKIYTNMDKNVQKTLQDSVDNGTFYKNKDQITGSSIVDTKTGGLVGISGGKDYKDVVDRNQATDLHPTGSSLKPILAYGPAIENMQYATNHKFQDESEYNVNGSIFKNYDGKGHGSVTMADALARSYNIPALKSWQETNQNAGEKAVKDFASKVNLNYKDQIGPSEVLGGSQSEFSPTQLASAFASMGNGGTYNEPKSIRKVVTQDDETIKFSSDSHKAMEDYTAYMLTEMLKGTFEAYGSAYGYGINGVNVAAKTGTGTYGDEVYSEYQLPENAAKDVWITGYSPQYTMSVWMGFNKVKEYGENSFLGHDEQIKPQILFNEVMSEISSYDGSDFEKPDSVTGSGKSLSVAGNEDNQTTSNSAPSTGNTDNQQNSYNFSGNNNNVTTNEPQTNSNSSNAQSTTQQQSANTENVTTEEQTTESPTSESSNEQSSSSDSNSSDSSSSSNSSSSNAAREAAKEAEDE, from the coding sequence ATGAGTCAATCAAAAGCTTCTAATAGTAAAAATAACAAAGAACAACCTAAGAAAAAGAGGAATATCAAGAGAACAATAATTAAGGTGTTTGGTATTCTCGTACTAGCATTCTTGGCAATGGTAATAGTAGGTGTTCTCGTATTTGCATATTATGCTTGGAAAGCTCCTGCTTTCAATGAAAGTGCGCTTAAAGACCAATTACCAACTAAAATTTATGATAAAAACAACGAACTCGTGACTACCCTTTATATGGGACAAAAGAGAGAACATGTTAAATTCGATGACGTACCTGATACATTAAAAGACGCGGTACTAGCAACAGAAGATAATCGATTCTATGATCATGGCGCATTAGATTATAAACGTTTATCTGGAGCAGTCATGAAAAACTTTACTGGTGGATTCGGTTCACAAGGTGCCTCAACACTGACGCAACAAGTTGTAAAGCGTTCATTCTTAACTGATAAGAAATCTATAGAAAGAAAGGCTCAAGAAGCTTACCTTTCATATAGACTTGAACAAGAATACTCTAAAGATGAAATTTTTGAAATGTATTTAAATAAAATTTATTATTCAGATGGTATTTACGGTTCACAAACTGCATCTAAGTATTACTTCAACAAAAAGTTAAAAGATTTAAACTTAGCAGAAACAGCATATTTAGCTGGCTTACCTCAAGTACCAAATCAATATAATATTTATGACAATCCTGAGGGAGCAGAAAAACGTAAAGACACTGTACTTTATTTAATGGAAAGACATGGTAGAATTTCTAAGAAAGAAATGAAAGAAGCACAAGATACACCTATAGATAAGAACTTAGTTCAAAGAACGGTAGAAGAAAGAAATGATGCTATGACAGATACACCTGATAACGAGTACGCTTCATACATTAATTATGTAAAACAAGAAATCACTGAAAATAAAGCGTTCAAAGGTCAATCTTTAAACGATATTATGACAAGTGGTCTGAAGATATACACAAACATGGATAAAAATGTTCAAAAAACATTACAAGATTCTGTAGATAATGGTACTTTCTACAAGAATAAAGACCAAATTACAGGGTCATCCATAGTAGATACGAAAACTGGTGGACTAGTTGGTATCAGTGGTGGTAAAGATTACAAGGATGTTGTAGATAGAAACCAAGCAACAGATTTACACCCTACTGGTTCATCACTTAAACCAATTTTAGCTTATGGACCAGCAATAGAAAATATGCAATATGCTACCAATCATAAGTTCCAAGATGAAAGTGAATATAATGTTAATGGTAGTATCTTTAAGAACTATGACGGTAAAGGACATGGATCAGTCACTATGGCAGATGCTTTAGCAAGATCCTATAACATACCAGCACTCAAATCTTGGCAAGAAACGAATCAAAACGCTGGTGAAAAAGCCGTTAAAGACTTTGCATCTAAAGTTAATTTAAATTATAAAGACCAAATTGGACCATCAGAAGTACTCGGTGGTTCACAATCAGAATTCTCCCCTACTCAACTCGCATCAGCATTTGCAAGTATGGGTAATGGCGGAACATATAATGAGCCTAAATCGATTAGAAAAGTTGTTACACAAGATGATGAAACAATTAAATTCTCAAGTGATAGTCATAAAGCAATGGAAGATTACACAGCATATATGTTAACAGAAATGCTTAAAGGTACTTTCGAAGCATATGGTTCAGCTTACGGTTATGGTATAAATGGTGTAAATGTCGCAGCTAAAACAGGTACAGGTACTTATGGTGACGAAGTATACAGTGAATATCAATTACCTGAAAATGCAGCGAAAGACGTATGGATTACAGGTTATTCACCACAGTACACAATGTCTGTTTGGATGGGCTTCAATAAAGTTAAAGAATACGGTGAAAACTCATTCTTAGGACATGATGAACAAATCAAACCACAAATTTTATTCAATGAAGTTATGTCAGAGATTTCAAGCTATGACGGTTCAGACTTTGAAAAGCCTGATTCAGTAACTGGAAGTGGCAAGAGCTTAAGTGTTGCAGGTAATGAAGATAACCAAACAACAAGTAACTCAGCACCAAGTACTGGTAATACTGATAATCAACAAAATAGTTATAATTTCTCAGGCAACAATAATAATGTAACAACAAATGAACCACAAACGAATTCAAATTCATCAAATGCACAAAGCACGACACAACAACAATCAGCTAATACTGAAAATGTAACAACAGAAGAACAAACAACCGAGTCACCTACTTCAGAATCTAGCAATGAACAAAGTTCAAGTAGTGATTCAAATAGTTCTGACAGCTCCAGTAGCTCAAATAGCTCAAGTTCAAACGCAGCTAGAGAAGCGGCCAAAGAAGCAGAAGATGAATAA
- the recU gene encoding Holliday junction resolvase RecU — MNYPNGKKGIKNTSEVPSQDSPKYSKIQYGKRGMNFEEEIDKSNQYYRLENVAVIHKKPTPIQIVDVDYPKRQKAVIKEAYFRKPSTTDYNGVYNGYYIDFEAKETKNKTSFPLNNIHDHQVVHMKQVSSQKGVCFLLIKFSYHDSVFLLPFRNFMVYWDRYKSGGKKSITLKEIESDGFAIPIQFRPRINYIQIVDQLIKTESEALK, encoded by the coding sequence TTGAATTATCCAAATGGTAAAAAAGGGATCAAAAATACTTCTGAAGTCCCAAGTCAAGACTCCCCTAAGTATAGTAAAATACAATATGGTAAGAGAGGGATGAATTTTGAAGAGGAAATTGATAAATCAAATCAATATTACAGGTTAGAAAATGTAGCAGTTATTCATAAGAAACCGACACCTATCCAAATTGTCGATGTAGATTATCCTAAAAGACAAAAAGCTGTTATTAAAGAAGCTTATTTTAGAAAACCTTCAACGACAGATTACAATGGTGTTTATAATGGATACTATATTGATTTTGAAGCTAAGGAAACAAAAAACAAAACAAGTTTCCCATTAAATAATATCCACGATCACCAAGTAGTACATATGAAACAAGTTTCAAGCCAAAAAGGCGTATGTTTTTTATTGATAAAATTTAGCTACCATGATAGCGTATTTTTATTGCCTTTTAGGAATTTTATGGTATATTGGGACAGATATAAATCTGGAGGAAAAAAATCCATTACTTTAAAAGAAATAGAGTCAGATGGTTTTGCCATTCCAATCCAATTTAGACCAAGAATTAACTACATACAAATAGTTGATCAATTGATAAAAACAGAAAGTGAGGCGCTCAAATGA
- a CDS encoding DUF1798 family protein — protein MIQDLINELNKMQQIFKNAKDDHEYDFYKDVVPFVEAVDELLDKLALEQHRVIQLQYMNEQKFQLLIDNYKELSVECHYKRTSKKLFLEKHKAVQHDMSYIYTHLGDLS, from the coding sequence ATGATACAAGATCTTATAAATGAATTGAACAAGATGCAACAGATTTTTAAAAACGCTAAAGATGACCATGAGTATGACTTTTATAAAGACGTCGTGCCATTTGTTGAAGCTGTTGACGAATTGTTAGACAAACTCGCATTAGAACAACATAGGGTTATTCAATTACAATATATGAATGAACAAAAGTTTCAACTTCTTATTGATAATTACAAAGAGTTATCAGTTGAATGTCATTATAAAAGAACAAGCAAAAAACTGTTTCTCGAAAAACATAAAGCTGTTCAACATGATATGAGCTACATCTATACACATTTAGGTGATTTGTCATGA
- a CDS encoding DUF1273 domain-containing protein, giving the protein MTSIYFTGYKPFELNIFKDDQPEVKVIKAYIEEIIKQEVEEGLEWVIISGQLGFELWTAEVTIQMKHKYPQLKLAILTPFLNHFNKWNETNQQKYQSIVAQADYVNAIHQSEYQGGFQFQQANDFILNNTDKTILFYDDEQEASPKYFQSKLVDFAEKTNYTYTVMTFMDLQDFMEYNYNNENESY; this is encoded by the coding sequence ATGACTTCCATATACTTTACTGGCTATAAGCCGTTCGAATTAAATATATTTAAAGATGATCAGCCAGAAGTTAAAGTCATAAAAGCATATATAGAAGAAATCATTAAGCAAGAAGTTGAAGAAGGTTTGGAATGGGTGATTATATCAGGGCAACTTGGATTTGAACTTTGGACTGCTGAAGTTACAATACAAATGAAACATAAATACCCTCAATTGAAACTGGCAATTTTAACACCATTTTTAAATCATTTTAATAAATGGAATGAAACGAACCAGCAAAAATATCAAAGCATAGTTGCTCAAGCTGATTATGTAAATGCTATACATCAAAGTGAATACCAAGGCGGATTCCAATTCCAACAAGCAAATGATTTTATATTGAATAATACCGACAAGACAATTTTGTTTTATGATGATGAACAAGAAGCTTCACCAAAGTACTTCCAAAGTAAGTTAGTTGATTTTGCCGAAAAGACAAATTATACTTATACTGTTATGACATTCATGGATTTACAAGACTTTATGGAATATAATTATAATAATGAAAATGAATCTTATTAA
- the gpsB gene encoding cell division regulator GpsB: MADVTLKLSAKDIYEKEFERGLRGFKTEEVDAFLDDIISDYQKMADLNNEVIKLTEENSKLNKEIEQLRIRVASGRPQGSQQYNSNNVDILKRISNLEKAVFGE; this comes from the coding sequence ATGGCTGATGTAACATTAAAGCTATCTGCTAAAGATATTTATGAAAAGGAATTTGAAAGAGGTTTAAGAGGATTTAAAACTGAAGAAGTAGATGCATTTTTAGATGATATTATTTCAGACTATCAAAAAATGGCTGATTTAAATAATGAAGTCATCAAACTGACAGAAGAAAATTCTAAATTAAACAAAGAAATTGAACAGCTAAGAATACGTGTAGCTTCGGGAAGACCACAAGGCTCACAACAATATAATTCTAATAATGTAGACATATTAAAGCGTATTTCTAACCTTGAAAAAGCAGTATTCGGTGAATAA
- a CDS encoding THUMP domain-containing class I SAM-dependent RNA methyltransferase encodes MYQLLATSPMGLESIVAKEVQELGYETTVENGRVLFEGDETAIVKANLWLRTADRVKIVVGRFNATTFDELFEKTKSLPWEDIIGAQGMFPVQGKSVKSKLFSVSDCQAIVKKAIVEKLKHVYQIQGWIDESGSKYQVEVSLLKDEAFLTIDTSGAGLHKRGYRLAQGEAPMKETLAAALVRLTNWSGETPFIDPFCGSGTLAIEAALIAQNIAPGFNRSFASEEWDIIPEGLFDQLRQEADDAALYDKEIDILASDIDPRMVEIAKANAVEVGLGDIIKFKVQDIHDLTVPEGPVSIIGNPPYGERIGERSEVEAMYKHLGEILTQNNQVSLYMLTSYKEFEPLVGHKATKRRKLFNGFIECTYYQYWGKRK; translated from the coding sequence ATGTATCAATTACTCGCGACTAGTCCTATGGGATTAGAATCAATTGTTGCTAAAGAAGTACAAGAGTTAGGATATGAAACGACAGTAGAAAATGGTCGTGTTCTATTCGAAGGTGACGAAACAGCTATCGTTAAAGCAAATTTATGGTTAAGAACTGCTGATAGAGTCAAAATCGTAGTAGGACGATTTAATGCTACAACTTTTGATGAACTGTTCGAAAAAACAAAATCATTACCTTGGGAGGATATTATAGGCGCTCAAGGCATGTTCCCAGTACAAGGTAAAAGTGTTAAATCTAAATTATTCAGTGTATCTGACTGCCAAGCAATCGTTAAAAAAGCGATAGTTGAAAAACTTAAACATGTATATCAAATTCAAGGTTGGATAGATGAATCTGGTAGTAAATACCAAGTAGAAGTATCTTTATTAAAAGATGAAGCTTTCCTCACAATCGATACATCAGGAGCAGGACTTCATAAAAGAGGGTATCGTTTAGCACAAGGTGAAGCACCAATGAAAGAAACATTAGCGGCAGCACTTGTTAGATTAACAAACTGGAGTGGAGAAACACCATTTATAGATCCATTCTGTGGTTCAGGTACACTTGCAATAGAAGCAGCGTTAATCGCACAAAATATAGCACCAGGCTTTAATCGTAGCTTTGCAAGTGAAGAGTGGGACATTATTCCAGAAGGTTTATTTGATCAATTAAGACAAGAAGCTGATGATGCAGCACTTTATGATAAAGAAATAGATATATTAGCAAGTGATATTGATCCTAGAATGGTAGAAATTGCAAAAGCAAATGCCGTTGAAGTAGGTCTTGGAGATATCATTAAATTTAAAGTACAAGATATACATGACCTTACAGTACCAGAAGGACCTGTTTCTATAATTGGTAATCCGCCATACGGAGAACGTATCGGTGAACGAAGTGAAGTAGAAGCTATGTATAAACACTTAGGTGAAATATTGACTCAAAATAATCAAGTTTCATTATATATGTTAACAAGCTATAAAGAATTCGAACCTTTAGTAGGTCATAAAGCAACAAAGAGAAGAAAATTATTTAATGGTTTTATAGAATGTACTTATTACCAATATTGGGGTAAAAGAAAATAG
- a CDS encoding b(o/a)3-type cytochrome-c oxidase subunit 1 yields MITRLNKTDSKLVMAHMYVAVCCLILGGLAGLLQTFVRSGLLQLPKAISYYQILTVHGIVLALVLTTFFILGFQYSAVAKTCGHLTTVQRKFGWIGFWVMIVGTLMAATMVLLNKATVLYTFYAPLKAHVIFYIGMALVVVGSWISVVGQILKYREFKKTYPTKKSPLLSYMVAINGVMWIVCSLGVAATVLLQLIPWSLGLVERVDVSLSRTLFWYFGHALVYFWLLPAYMCWYAIVPKIIGGKAFSDNLARMSFMLFLFFSIPVGIHHQLVEPGIDDMWKYLQVILTFMVVIPSFMTAFSLFATFENHGRSLGYKGLFNWFKSLPWHDARFVLPFLGMLAFIPGGAGGLVNASAQMNGLIHNTIWVTGHFHLTIASAVILTFFGIMYWLIPHCTGRKLTKFTNKLAIIQGLTWAIGMTIMSGAMHYVGLVKGAPRRSTYSEYGGAKQAAEWIPYQVLQAVGGTILFISIILVVMVFIHLAFLSPKGEEEYPVAEALDEHQPVTKLVENWRFLIVITVLLILVAYTVPISQMFIDPPPGAKGLGEGKLW; encoded by the coding sequence TCTTATTATCAAATATTAACGGTACATGGTATTGTATTAGCGCTCGTGCTTACAACTTTCTTTATCTTAGGCTTTCAATATTCAGCAGTCGCTAAAACATGTGGGCATTTAACTACAGTACAAAGGAAATTTGGTTGGATTGGTTTTTGGGTAATGATTGTTGGGACACTTATGGCAGCTACAATGGTCTTACTGAACAAAGCAACTGTTCTATATACGTTTTATGCACCATTAAAAGCACATGTCATTTTCTATATAGGCATGGCGCTCGTCGTTGTAGGAAGTTGGATTTCTGTAGTTGGACAAATTTTAAAGTATCGAGAATTTAAGAAGACTTACCCTACTAAGAAATCTCCACTACTTAGCTATATGGTAGCCATTAACGGGGTAATGTGGATTGTATGTTCATTAGGTGTCGCTGCTACCGTACTTTTACAATTAATACCTTGGTCATTAGGTTTAGTTGAAAGAGTCGATGTTTCTTTAAGCAGAACATTATTTTGGTATTTTGGTCATGCACTTGTGTATTTCTGGTTATTGCCAGCATATATGTGTTGGTATGCAATTGTACCAAAAATTATCGGTGGAAAAGCTTTCTCAGATAACTTAGCGAGAATGTCATTTATGCTCTTCTTATTCTTCAGTATTCCTGTTGGGATACATCACCAATTAGTTGAACCTGGTATCGACGATATGTGGAAGTATTTGCAAGTTATTTTAACGTTTATGGTAGTCATTCCTTCATTTATGACAGCATTTAGTTTGTTTGCAACTTTTGAAAATCACGGTCGTTCTTTAGGATACAAAGGGTTATTCAATTGGTTTAAATCTTTACCATGGCACGATGCAAGATTTGTTTTACCATTTTTAGGTATGTTGGCCTTTATACCTGGAGGTGCTGGCGGTTTAGTAAATGCTTCAGCACAAATGAATGGTTTGATTCATAATACTATTTGGGTAACAGGTCATTTCCATTTAACAATCGCATCAGCTGTTATATTAACATTTTTCGGAATTATGTATTGGTTGATACCACATTGTACAGGTAGAAAATTAACGAAGTTCACAAATAAACTAGCTATTATTCAAGGATTAACTTGGGCTATTGGTATGACAATCATGAGTGGCGCCATGCACTACGTTGGATTAGTAAAAGGCGCTCCAAGAAGATCTACGTATTCCGAATACGGCGGTGCTAAACAAGCTGCTGAATGGATACCTTATCAAGTATTACAAGCAGTTGGGGGAACAATATTATTTATTTCTATTATATTAGTTGTTATGGTATTTATACATTTAGCTTTCTTGTCACCAAAAGGCGAAGAAGAATATCCAGTTGCTGAAGCTTTAGATGAACATCAACCTGTAACGAAACTCGTTGAAAATTGGAGATTTTTAATTGTAATTACAGTACTATTAATTTTAGTTGCTTATACAGTGCCAATAAGTCAAATGTTTATAGATCCACCACCAGGAGCTAAAGGCTTAGGTGAAGGTAAACTTTGGTAA